Proteins from a genomic interval of Paenibacillus sp. FSL H8-0048:
- a CDS encoding CgeB family protein yields the protein MAGLKVSEPVLECIRQSGVKSAVWMTEDPYYMDWTAPLIAYFDYIFTIDQAAVEHYQALGHPRVYHLPLGTDPELFHPAAVSEEYRCDICLVGVPYSNRIELIEALLAGTAYHIQLVGRGWGRYYHEWKHGAKRNVELVNAWVPPETAAKFYNGAKIVLNVHRPSAEKYNRNRAGIIATSINNRTFDAASCEAFQLTDHKSGLRHQFEEGTQVVSYQDKQDLLQKIHYYMAHDEERKRIAEAARQQVLAAHTFEHRLHVLLMNVQA from the coding sequence ATGGCTGGTTTGAAGGTCTCAGAGCCTGTGCTGGAGTGCATCAGACAATCCGGGGTGAAATCAGCGGTATGGATGACAGAGGACCCCTATTACATGGATTGGACAGCTCCGCTGATTGCTTATTTTGATTATATTTTCACTATTGACCAAGCTGCAGTGGAGCATTATCAAGCCTTGGGGCACCCCCGGGTCTATCATCTGCCGCTGGGCACAGATCCTGAGCTGTTTCACCCCGCAGCCGTATCCGAGGAGTATAGATGTGATATCTGCTTAGTAGGCGTGCCTTACAGTAACCGGATTGAGCTTATAGAAGCCTTACTTGCAGGCACAGCCTATCACATCCAGCTAGTGGGGCGGGGGTGGGGCCGGTACTATCATGAGTGGAAGCATGGCGCTAAGCGCAATGTGGAGCTGGTGAATGCCTGGGTCCCGCCGGAGACGGCTGCTAAGTTTTATAACGGGGCGAAGATTGTGCTGAATGTCCACCGCCCTTCCGCTGAGAAGTACAACCGGAACCGGGCAGGGATTATCGCCACAAGCATCAACAACCGCACCTTTGACGCAGCCAGCTGCGAAGCGTTCCAGCTTACCGATCATAAAAGCGGGCTCCGCCATCAGTTCGAGGAAGGCACACAGGTGGTTTCTTATCAGGATAAGCAGGATTTGCTGCAAAAGATCCATTACTACATGGCGCATGACGAGGAGCGCAAGCGGATCGCTGAAGCAGCGAGGCAACAGGTGCTGGCAGCCCATACCTTTGAGCACCGGCTGCATGTTTTGTTGATGAACGTGCAAGCTTAA
- a CDS encoding CDP-glycerol glycerophosphotransferase family protein yields the protein MSTYLSNYWSLYSEFIHTAQELKYRNIPLALMTNFYQQINDELRSEMGSSGFRLKLEHSGIHEQHQIQPFFEKWVALLYQPVKSNLKGKILINLDYIRMSEQTISEYFSGDSAMILSRSRAEELFGIPNVYSLGYKQDTKAAAEELVRRAADLFAKAEGHPAFSNEFFVQTFLSRIPSIVDTIEMVFNLYNDLPVAAVMVGTTEDVASRALAVVAGIKGIPSVCLQHGILMGEEAFIPVFSSHIAIYGQYEHDWYVRRGLEAERIVITGHARYDDIFTSKVTSTESFRETYQLDPHKITLLIATGPTLDEYKIRTLLTQLASHPQFQLIIKPHPWELSKKLISLYTGYEEEYSNVHVVTDRKADTRELIMKSDAVVATLSTVALEGLLFGKPVFVYKFIQANREYDYYDALDRYIQKEPADLTRIIARYYSSNIEKSNYKIVKEKFLQQSYQIPDSGKALADLMDRLIHGSGNR from the coding sequence TTGTCCACCTATCTGTCCAATTACTGGTCACTCTATAGTGAATTTATCCATACTGCGCAGGAACTGAAGTACAGGAATATCCCTCTGGCCCTGATGACAAACTTCTATCAACAAATCAACGATGAGCTTAGGAGCGAGATGGGGAGCAGCGGGTTCAGGCTGAAGCTGGAGCATTCCGGTATTCATGAGCAGCACCAGATTCAGCCTTTCTTTGAAAAGTGGGTTGCGCTGCTCTATCAGCCTGTGAAGTCCAATCTGAAGGGCAAAATACTGATCAATCTGGACTATATCAGAATGTCGGAGCAAACAATCAGTGAGTATTTCAGCGGAGATTCGGCCATGATTCTATCCCGCTCCAGAGCGGAGGAGCTATTTGGCATCCCCAATGTATACAGCCTGGGCTACAAGCAGGATACCAAAGCTGCTGCAGAAGAGCTGGTCCGGCGCGCTGCTGACCTTTTTGCGAAGGCCGAAGGACATCCTGCGTTCAGTAATGAATTTTTTGTCCAGACCTTCCTAAGCCGGATTCCTTCCATTGTAGATACCATTGAAATGGTATTTAATCTCTACAATGACCTGCCGGTAGCCGCTGTAATGGTAGGTACGACAGAAGATGTAGCCAGCCGGGCGCTTGCCGTCGTTGCAGGGATTAAGGGGATTCCCAGCGTATGTCTGCAGCACGGAATTCTGATGGGAGAGGAAGCCTTCATTCCTGTATTCTCCAGCCATATCGCAATTTACGGGCAATATGAACATGATTGGTATGTGCGCAGAGGGCTTGAAGCTGAGCGGATCGTGATTACCGGCCATGCCCGTTACGATGATATCTTTACCTCGAAGGTTACGTCTACAGAGTCTTTTAGAGAAACCTACCAGCTTGATCCTCATAAAATCACCTTACTGATCGCTACCGGACCGACGCTGGATGAATACAAGATCCGTACCCTGCTCACCCAATTGGCCTCACATCCGCAGTTCCAGCTGATCATCAAGCCACATCCCTGGGAGCTGTCCAAGAAGCTGATCTCGCTGTATACCGGGTACGAAGAAGAATATAGCAATGTTCATGTGGTTACTGACCGGAAGGCAGATACCCGTGAGCTGATTATGAAATCGGACGCTGTGGTCGCCACCCTCTCTACAGTTGCCCTCGAAGGCCTTTTATTCGGCAAGCCTGTATTTGTCTATAAATTCATTCAGGCTAACCGTGAATATGATTACTATGATGCCCTTGACCGCTATATTCAAAAAGAACCGGCGGACTTAACCCGTATCATCGCCCGTTATTATTCCAGCAATATAGAGAAATCAAACTACAAGATTGTAAAAGAGAAATTCTTGCAGCAATCCTATCAGATTCCTGACTCCGGCAAAGCGCTTGCGGATCTCATGGACCGGCTGATCCATGGAAGCGGGAATCGATGA
- a CDS encoding SDR family NAD(P)-dependent oxidoreductase encodes MFFRNKRILIIGGTGTIGKSIAKLLLKQEPEIIRILSRDEYKQFELQDELQGNARLSCLIGDVRDYDRVLAAMEGIDYVFHTAAMKHVSFCETNPFEAVLTNIIGTHNVIQAAKQQKVGKVVFTSTDKAISPTNNYGATKLSAEKLISSAVTSGGSGQTVFCTVRFGNVMGSRGSVIPLFVKQAREGRAITVTDLSMTRFMMTLEQATRLTVQSLQLAKGGETFILKMPVIRLKDLAEVVAEEVPKKYGTLPATVTILEIGLKPGEKRYEELMTREESLSAYELKDVYIVPSPYAAPQSYREATRPKPGTYSSEGETPLTKEQVKKLASEQNLI; translated from the coding sequence ATGTTCTTCCGGAATAAAAGGATTCTGATCATCGGCGGTACCGGCACCATCGGGAAAAGTATTGCGAAGCTTCTGCTGAAGCAGGAGCCAGAGATCATCCGGATTCTCAGCAGAGACGAGTATAAGCAGTTCGAGCTGCAGGATGAGCTGCAAGGGAACGCAAGACTTAGCTGCCTGATTGGAGATGTCCGGGATTATGACCGTGTGCTGGCGGCAATGGAGGGGATAGATTATGTGTTCCATACTGCTGCTATGAAGCATGTATCCTTCTGTGAAACTAACCCGTTCGAGGCTGTACTTACGAACATTATCGGCACTCATAACGTGATTCAGGCAGCGAAGCAGCAGAAGGTAGGCAAGGTCGTTTTTACAAGCACAGATAAAGCCATTTCACCGACCAACAACTATGGAGCCACCAAGCTGTCTGCGGAGAAGCTGATTTCCTCTGCCGTCACCTCGGGCGGCTCCGGCCAAACGGTGTTCTGCACCGTACGGTTCGGGAATGTGATGGGCTCCAGAGGGTCTGTTATTCCTTTGTTTGTGAAGCAGGCGAGAGAAGGCAGGGCGATCACCGTAACAGATCTGTCCATGACAAGGTTCATGATGACGCTGGAGCAGGCGACCCGGCTGACCGTTCAGTCCCTGCAGCTGGCGAAGGGTGGTGAGACTTTTATTCTGAAGATGCCGGTGATCAGGCTGAAGGATCTGGCTGAGGTTGTAGCCGAGGAGGTGCCGAAGAAATATGGGACCCTCCCGGCTACGGTGACGATCCTGGAGATCGGCCTGAAGCCAGGCGAGAAGAGATACGAAGAACTGATGACCCGCGAGGAATCACTAAGCGCTTATGAATTGAAGGATGTATACATTGTCCCTTCCCCCTATGCTGCACCGCAGTCCTACCGGGAAGCAACCAGGCCGAAGCCGGGCACCTACAGCTCCGAAGGAGAGACCCCGCTGACCAAGGAGCAGGTCAAGAAGCTGGCATCGGAACAAAATCTAATCTAG
- a CDS encoding glycosyltransferase family 2 protein has product MPKVTIIMTSYNKAAYVAKSIESILNQTLTDFEFYLMDDNSNEETLKVIEPYLKDERIKFFRSDTETLQQRVEKVRYSALINQALAQAQGEYISYATDDNRYRNTRLEQMVDYLEENPEVMIAYSASLVNYLNEQDEVTRSQLRPAKKIVSVAPCVIDHCSILHRSSILPVIHDKFGSYWDENPEFYRIGDGRFFWRLNQFWDFYPVDEVLDDNYITELSIHYQLQHQEKSQFIQMLPPQRTCKELREELKLIQQQKK; this is encoded by the coding sequence TTGCCAAAGGTTACGATTATTATGACCAGCTACAATAAGGCCGCATATGTCGCAAAGTCCATTGAATCCATTCTGAATCAGACGCTTACAGACTTTGAATTCTACTTGATGGATGATAACTCGAATGAAGAAACTCTGAAAGTGATTGAGCCCTATCTCAAGGATGAGAGAATCAAATTCTTCAGAAGCGATACGGAAACCCTGCAGCAGAGAGTAGAAAAGGTCAGATACTCCGCGCTGATCAATCAAGCCCTCGCTCAAGCACAGGGAGAGTATATTTCCTATGCTACCGATGACAACCGTTACAGAAATACTAGACTTGAGCAGATGGTGGACTATCTGGAGGAGAATCCCGAAGTCATGATTGCCTACTCTGCGTCGCTGGTCAACTACTTGAACGAACAGGATGAAGTGACCCGCAGCCAGCTTAGACCGGCCAAAAAAATCGTTTCGGTGGCCCCTTGTGTCATCGATCATTGCTCCATCCTGCACAGAAGCTCGATTCTTCCGGTCATTCATGACAAGTTCGGGTCTTACTGGGATGAGAATCCGGAGTTCTATCGAATAGGTGACGGCAGGTTCTTTTGGCGGCTTAACCAGTTCTGGGATTTCTACCCGGTTGACGAGGTTCTGGATGATAACTATATCACCGAGCTGTCGATTCATTATCAATTGCAGCATCAGGAGAAGAGCCAGTTCATCCAGATGCTTCCTCCGCAGCGGACCTGCAAGGAACTCAGGGAAGAGCTAAAGCTCATTCAGCAGCAAAAGAAATAA